The genomic stretch TAACCGGGAAGGCTGCCCACCTATTCGTTTTACTCAACAGGTTCAACAGATATTTGCGGAATATAAATGGCCTGGGAATGTGAGAGAGATAAAGAATTTAGTTGAACGATTGACGATACTTTACCCCGGACAAGAAATTTGCCTTGATCAATTACCGAACGAATTTCTACACCTCAATGGGGAAGCGCCAAGCTCTATCAATGACACGTTGGAAACAGCTGAGAAAGATTTAATTCTTCGCGTTCTTAATGAATGCAAAGGTAAGAAGGGGCTCACTGCTGAAAAGCTCGGGATCTCACGTCATGCATTGAAACGCCGCATCCAAAGATTGGGAATTGAATGAGAACGCACAAAACACTTTCCCTCTTCTTTTTCGCCCTTTTACACCTTTCTATCACTGCGCCAATGGGAACTGTATGGGCGCAGGCCAATGACGAAATTGTTCGGGCTAATGTTGGGTGCCTTTATCCTTTAACCGGGCCAGCCGGGCTATATGGCCGTGATAGTGTTGTTGCCATTAAGATGGCGCAAGATTTTATTAAAAAATCACAACGCTATAAGTCTCTGGACCTTCGTGTTAAAATTGGAGATACGCGCTCGAAGTCTCTTCGCGCAGTTCAACTTGCTCGCTCTTTCATTGACAAAGGACAGGTTGATTTTTTATGCGGGGTTGTGAGCTCGCGCATTGCTCTTGCGGTTAATGAAGCAACGCGCAAGCGCAATGTTTTCTTTATTGGTACTGACCATGCTTCACCGGTTATTGTGAGTGAAGCTTTGCAACCTTACTACTTCAGAATGAGTAATGGAACTCGTCAATCTATGTTGGCTGGAGCCAAATATATCAAGACCAATTATTCAAAGGCAAAACGTTTGAAAATTGCTTTTATTGGCCCTGATTATGATTATGGCTATTCAGCCTGGCGTGACCTACGTTCTTTTTTAAAAAAACAAAAAGTCGACTTTGAAATTAGTGGTGAATTCTGGCCTAAATTATTTGAACAGAACTATGCCATTTATATTAAGAAACTCATCGACCTAAAAGCTGATATTGTTATTAATGGTCATTGGGGGCATGACCTTGTTAGCTTTATCAAGCAGGCAAGAAATAGTTCATTATTCAAACAAAGTGTTTTTATGAACTTTGATGCAGGTGGTAATTTTGAGGTTCTCTCCGAACTAGGTGCTGATATGCCCCTTGGCCTAGTGCTGTCAGCTCGGCATCATGTGAACTGGCCCGAAACACAAGAAAATAAGAGCTTTGTTGAAACTTTTTTCTCTCGAACAGGACGCTATCCTAGCTATGCTGCTGAAGGTGCCTATTCTGGAATAATGGCTATTGCTGAGGCTGTGAGACAAGCTGGTTCGGTTTTAGATAAAGAAAAACTCAGAGATGTTTTTGAAAATTTAAAACTGAAACTACCTGAAGACCCTCATGGGTTTATGTCATACATGGACCCACGCTCTCATCAAATTTTACAAGTGCAAGCGATTGGCAAAACAGTTGCAAATGATCACTTTAATCCGGCTAAAGTTCTTCTTTCTGACTGGAGTGTTTATTACCCTCCTTCCATCTGGCCGTTACTGGAAGAGAAAAAGTAAATTCCGTTTTAATATAGACAAGTTTTATGAGCGCTCTTCGCTCATAGACACTCAATTTTTTGAGCGCTTTTAAACCACCAATAATTGCGCACTTTAGCACCTCCCATTTTACCAAGCATTTTCAACCCCTTACCTTCTTTCTTCTAATTGGTATGGGCCTTGCTATCTATCATACCAACTACACTGAATAAAAACTCGTGGCACTAAGCCATAGGCAACAAAGGTGTGGTTCGACATATATTTTCATATTGACGTTTTGGGAGGAACCTTATGAAACATTTTTTACGAACTGGTTTTTCGTTTAAATCTACTTCAAAAAAATCTCTTTTTTTCTCACTTGCAGCACTCTCTTCACTGGGATTGTCTAGCGGTGTAACGACAGCTGTTGCTGATGGTCATAAAAACTTGAAAATTGGTTTTGTTACCTTTTTATCTGGTGGTGCTGCTGGTCCTTTTGGGGTGCCTGCTCGTAATGCTGCTGAATTAATGATCGAAGCGATTAATAAAGGAACGGTTCCAGCCCCTTATAACAGCAAAGGTTTGGCGGGTGCTTCTATCTCACCTATTTTTGTTGATGAGGCCAGCAAGCAGAAGGTTGCTGACTATAAGAAGCTTGTTCAAAAAGATAAAGTCGACATTGTTGTTGGTTATATTTCTTCTGGCAGTTGCAAAGCTATTGCCCCTGTTGCTGAAGAAGCTAAAAAATTCACCATTCTTTTTGACTGTGGCACGCCGCAAATTTTTGAAAAAATTGTAACTAGCCCGAAATATGTCTTTAGAACTGGCGCACATGCAACGATGGATAATGTTGCAGCAGCCCGGTATCTCATGGCCCGCAACATTGATGCTTCATCAATTGCTGGGATCAATCAAAACTATGCGTGGGGTCAAGATTCGTGGAAAGACTTTTCACATAGCATGAAAGCTCTGAAGCCTGGCTTGAAAGTTTCGACGGAACAATTTCCTAAAATTTATGCTGGTCAATATGGTTCTGAAATCTCAGTTCTCTTGACTAAGAAACCAAATGTTATCCACTCAAGTTTTTGGGGTGGTGACATGGAAGCCTTTGTTTTGCAAGGTAGCGCCCGCGGTGTTTTCAAACGCAGCAAGGTGATCTTAACTACCGGTGAGACTGCTACAAATCGTCTTGGTGCTCAAATGCCTGATGGTACGATTATTGGCGCGCGTGGTCCACACGGTGCTCTTGCCCCTGAAGGCCCGCTAAATGACTGGTTTAAAAAAGCATATTTTGATCGGTTTGGTTCACTACCAACTTACCCGTCTTATAAAATGGCGCAAGCGCTTCTTGGTTTAAAAACAGCCGCTGACAAAGCTGGCAAGACTGACCAGGATGCCATTATGGCAGCTCTTAGAGGCTCTGAATTTGACACGCCAAGTGGCAAAGTGACTATGGCCCTTTCAAATGGTCACCAAGCCATCCAAGACACGGCTTATGGCATGTACAAGTTTGATAAATCAACTGGCAAATCTAGCCTTGTCGATATTCAAAGGTTCAAAGCCAAATGTGTTAATCCGCCAAAAGGTGTTTCAAGCACTGACTGGATTGCTTCCAATTTTAAAGGAGCTGATTGCAAGTAATTGCATCACGGATGGATGTTGTCTGTTGAGGTGCAGGCCCCCTTGCCTGCACCTCGCATTCACCTCTCACTTTTTATCTATTAGGAGATTATTATGCTAACGGCTGTTGCCATTTCATTGGATGGCCTGGGCTTTGCTGCGTGGCTGTTTCTTGCCTCTGTTGGATTAACTTTGATTTACGGAGTTATGCGCATCTTGAATATTGCTCATGGTGGGTTTTATGCGCTTGGCGCTTACTCTGCTGCATGGGCCATCGGGCTTTATACACAAACGGGGCAAACTATTGCCCTCACCTATCTGATCATTCCTGTGGCTGCGCTTGTTGTGGGTGTGGTGGCCGGCCTCACAATTGAGCGCGGTGTGATGCGCTACATGTATGGGCGCGACGAAGTTTTGATGGTTCTTGTGACCTATGCCATTTTTCTTATTCTTGAAGATGTCACTAAACTAATTTGGGGCACAGATTCTTATATTGCGTATCAACCAGCTTACTGGCTTGGTACCATTGAAATTTTTGGCATTCCATACACGATATATAAATTTTTAACCATCGGCATTGCACTGGCCGTCGGTTTAGTTTTGTGGTGGGGACTTACACGCACGCGCACTGGAAAATTATTGCTCGTGGTGATCAATGACAGGGAAATTAGTTCTGCTCTTGGTATTAATGTGACCCTGTTTTTTACAGCAACTTTTGTGATTGGAGCTACGCTTGGTGCATTAGGTGGGGCGCTCACTGCGCCTGAGATATCTGTTGTTCCTGGTATTGGTGCTGAGATTATTGTTATGGCGTTTGCCGTTATTGTCATTGGCGGCATGGGCAGCATTGGCGGCGCTATGATTGGGGCTTTAATTGTTGGATTTGCCCGCGCTCTTTCCGTTCATCTCTACCCTCCAGCTGAACTCTTTTCTATCTACATTGTGATGGCTCTTGTACTGGCCATCAAACCATATGGTTTGTTTGCTCTTTCTGAGGGGAGAAAAATATGATGAAGTCTTTTGATCGAACTGAAATTACTCTTCTTTTATGCATCCCTGTGCTCATTGGCCTTGGCTTTATTCTGCCTCAATGGATTGTGAACTATATTCAAGTTTCTCTCGGAACTGGATTGGTTGCTATATCAGTCATGACGCAGATGCGATCTGGCTTAGTTTCTTTTGGCCAGGGATTGTTCTTTTGCATTGGTGGGTACACTGCTGGCATGGCTGGTAAATTCTTAGGTGTTTCGGACTTATTCTTATTGCTCTTTTTAGGGGCACTTGCTGGTCTTGCCATTTCATTTCTTTTGGGCTTTCTTTTGCGCCGTTACAGAGAAATATTTTACGCCATGCTCACGTTGGCTGTTTCTATGATCCTGTTTGGATTGCTATCAAGCACAGAAGAGCTTGGTAGCACAGATGGGTTTAACCTTGCTTCACCGACATATCTTGGGTGGTCGCCCGAAGGAGAAATGGCTCGCTATGCTTTATACATCGCCACCTGTATTCCAGCACTTTTATGTGCGCTTCTTTTACACCGTTACTTAAGAAGCCCGATGGGATTTGTTGGTGAGGCCATTCGTGAGAATGAATTGCGTGTGGAATATCTTGGAACATCAGCTCACAAATCCGTTCATATTACTTATGTGCTTGCTGCAACTGTCTCAGCTATTGGCGGGGTGCTGTGGGCGTTAGCTCTTGGGCATGTGGACCCGGAGATGACCAATTGGACAACGTCTGGCCAGTTTGTTTTCATCTCCATTCTTAGTGGTACAGGCAACATAATCTCTCCGCTTTTTGGCACGTTTATTCTTGAGATTATTCGTGTTTATGCCGTTGAGATTTCACCCAACACCTGGCAACTGATGATTGGTAGCATCATGTTATTGACCATCATTTTTCTTCCCAAAGGGCTGTGGTCATTGATCCAACCTTCTTCATCTGTTGTCAGGACTACTCTTAAGAAATCCACGAAAGACAGTAAGGAGACACGCTCATGACTGTATTACTCGAAACTCGCAATTTGGAGCGGACATTTGGGGCTGTGGTAGCGGCCTCCAATATCAACATTCAGATTAAGGCTGGTGAGATATTGGGGGTAATTGGCTCCAACGGTGCTGGCAAAACTACATTTGTTAATATGGTCACAGGTTATTTAAGCCCAAGCTCTGGCGAAATTCTTTATCGGGGCAACCCCATTCATGGGAAAGCGACCAGAGACATTACGAAGCTAGGTATTTGTCGTTCGTTTCAAATTCCTCAATTGTTTCTTGAATTATCCGTAC from Hyphomicrobiales bacterium 4NK60-0047b encodes the following:
- a CDS encoding ABC transporter substrate-binding protein produces the protein MRTHKTLSLFFFALLHLSITAPMGTVWAQANDEIVRANVGCLYPLTGPAGLYGRDSVVAIKMAQDFIKKSQRYKSLDLRVKIGDTRSKSLRAVQLARSFIDKGQVDFLCGVVSSRIALAVNEATRKRNVFFIGTDHASPVIVSEALQPYYFRMSNGTRQSMLAGAKYIKTNYSKAKRLKIAFIGPDYDYGYSAWRDLRSFLKKQKVDFEISGEFWPKLFEQNYAIYIKKLIDLKADIVINGHWGHDLVSFIKQARNSSLFKQSVFMNFDAGGNFEVLSELGADMPLGLVLSARHHVNWPETQENKSFVETFFSRTGRYPSYAAEGAYSGIMAIAEAVRQAGSVLDKEKLRDVFENLKLKLPEDPHGFMSYMDPRSHQILQVQAIGKTVANDHFNPAKVLLSDWSVYYPPSIWPLLEEKK
- a CDS encoding substrate-binding domain-containing protein codes for the protein MKHFLRTGFSFKSTSKKSLFFSLAALSSLGLSSGVTTAVADGHKNLKIGFVTFLSGGAAGPFGVPARNAAELMIEAINKGTVPAPYNSKGLAGASISPIFVDEASKQKVADYKKLVQKDKVDIVVGYISSGSCKAIAPVAEEAKKFTILFDCGTPQIFEKIVTSPKYVFRTGAHATMDNVAAARYLMARNIDASSIAGINQNYAWGQDSWKDFSHSMKALKPGLKVSTEQFPKIYAGQYGSEISVLLTKKPNVIHSSFWGGDMEAFVLQGSARGVFKRSKVILTTGETATNRLGAQMPDGTIIGARGPHGALAPEGPLNDWFKKAYFDRFGSLPTYPSYKMAQALLGLKTAADKAGKTDQDAIMAALRGSEFDTPSGKVTMALSNGHQAIQDTAYGMYKFDKSTGKSSLVDIQRFKAKCVNPPKGVSSTDWIASNFKGADCK
- a CDS encoding branched-chain amino acid ABC transporter permease, whose amino-acid sequence is MMKSFDRTEITLLLCIPVLIGLGFILPQWIVNYIQVSLGTGLVAISVMTQMRSGLVSFGQGLFFCIGGYTAGMAGKFLGVSDLFLLLFLGALAGLAISFLLGFLLRRYREIFYAMLTLAVSMILFGLLSSTEELGSTDGFNLASPTYLGWSPEGEMARYALYIATCIPALLCALLLHRYLRSPMGFVGEAIRENELRVEYLGTSAHKSVHITYVLAATVSAIGGVLWALALGHVDPEMTNWTTSGQFVFISILSGTGNIISPLFGTFILEIIRVYAVEISPNTWQLMIGSIMLLTIIFLPKGLWSLIQPSSSVVRTTLKKSTKDSKETRS
- a CDS encoding branched-chain amino acid ABC transporter permease; its protein translation is MLTAVAISLDGLGFAAWLFLASVGLTLIYGVMRILNIAHGGFYALGAYSAAWAIGLYTQTGQTIALTYLIIPVAALVVGVVAGLTIERGVMRYMYGRDEVLMVLVTYAIFLILEDVTKLIWGTDSYIAYQPAYWLGTIEIFGIPYTIYKFLTIGIALAVGLVLWWGLTRTRTGKLLLVVINDREISSALGINVTLFFTATFVIGATLGALGGALTAPEISVVPGIGAEIIVMAFAVIVIGGMGSIGGAMIGALIVGFARALSVHLYPPAELFSIYIVMALVLAIKPYGLFALSEGRKI